A section of the Paracoccaceae bacterium genome encodes:
- a CDS encoding pyruvate dehydrogenase complex E1 component subunit beta, translating to MATEILMPALSPTMEEGTLAKWLVKEGDEVASGDILAEIETDKATMEFEAVDEGTIGKLLVSEGTEGVKVNTPIAVMIADGESADDVETAGAAPAASSAPEPEAAKPAAAPKAPVAVAAVEPDYPEGTEMVTTTVREALRDAMAEEMRRAEEVFLMGEEVAEYQGAYKISQGLLDEFGARRVIDTPITEHGFAGIGVGAAFGGLRPIAEFMTFNFAMQAIDHIINSAAKTLYMSGGQMGCPIVFRGPNGAAARVSAQHSHDYAAWYSQVPGLKVAMPYSAADAKGLLKSAIRDPNPVIFLENEILYGQSFEVPKLDDFTVPFGKARIWREGSDVTLVSFGIGMKYALEAADRLAEDGISAEVIDLRTLRPMDTGTVIESVKKTNRCVTIEEGFPVCSIGNHISAMLMQEAFDYLDAPVINCTGKDVPMPYAANLEKLALVTTDEVIEAVKTVTYR from the coding sequence ATGGCCACAGAAATACTCATGCCCGCGCTCAGCCCGACGATGGAAGAAGGCACGCTGGCCAAATGGCTGGTCAAGGAAGGCGACGAGGTCGCCTCGGGCGATATCCTGGCCGAGATTGAAACCGACAAGGCGACGATGGAATTCGAAGCCGTCGACGAAGGGACCATCGGCAAGCTGCTGGTCAGCGAAGGCACCGAAGGTGTGAAAGTGAACACGCCAATCGCGGTGATGATCGCCGATGGTGAAAGCGCCGATGATGTGGAAACCGCAGGCGCAGCCCCGGCAGCATCGTCCGCCCCGGAACCCGAAGCCGCCAAACCCGCCGCCGCGCCGAAAGCGCCGGTCGCGGTCGCCGCAGTCGAACCGGATTATCCGGAGGGCACCGAAATGGTGACAACCACGGTCCGCGAAGCCCTGCGTGACGCGATGGCCGAAGAAATGCGCCGCGCGGAAGAAGTGTTCCTGATGGGCGAAGAGGTCGCCGAATATCAGGGCGCCTACAAGATCTCGCAAGGATTGCTGGACGAATTCGGCGCGCGCCGGGTTATCGACACGCCAATCACCGAACACGGTTTTGCCGGGATCGGCGTCGGCGCTGCCTTTGGCGGCCTTCGCCCGATTGCCGAGTTCATGACGTTTAACTTCGCCATGCAAGCCATTGATCACATTATCAACTCTGCCGCCAAAACGCTCTATATGTCCGGCGGGCAGATGGGATGTCCCATCGTGTTCCGTGGCCCCAACGGGGCCGCTGCACGGGTCAGCGCGCAGCACAGCCATGACTATGCCGCCTGGTATAGCCAAGTGCCGGGGCTGAAGGTGGCGATGCCGTATTCGGCGGCGGACGCCAAGGGCCTGCTGAAATCAGCAATTCGCGACCCCAACCCGGTCATCTTTCTGGAAAATGAAATCCTCTATGGCCAGTCGTTCGAGGTGCCGAAACTGGACGACTTCACCGTTCCCTTCGGCAAGGCGCGGATTTGGCGCGAAGGGTCGGACGTGACGCTGGTTAGCTTTGGAATCGGCATGAAGTACGCTTTGGAAGCCGCTGATAGATTGGCAGAAGATGGCATTTCTGCCGAGGTGATTGACCTGCGAACACTCAGGCCGATGGACACCGGCACGGTGATCGAAAGCGTCAAGAAAACCAACCGCTGCGTGACGATTGAAGAAGGCTTCCCGGTCTGTTCAATCGGCAACCACATCTCGGCCATGCTGATGCAGGAGGCGTTCGATTACCTCGACGCGCCTGTGATCAATTGCACCGGCAAGGACGTGCCCATGCCCTATGCCGCGAACCTGGAAAAACTGGCCCTGGTCACCACTGATGAGGTGATTGAAGCTGTTAAGACAGTGACTTACAGATGA
- a CDS encoding VOC family protein, which produces MPHFEIHVSDVEAGKKFYGGLFGWRFEAMPMGEDIDYHLIEGSDIGMEKDVTGGMMRRMGDAPDAGAPVRGGTMTFDVDDCDERYEWALANGGAEAMPPTDMPGIGRFAYVEDGQGNIVGMIKSEGSA; this is translated from the coding sequence ATGCCACATTTTGAGATTCACGTATCCGATGTCGAGGCCGGCAAGAAATTCTACGGCGGGCTGTTCGGCTGGCGGTTCGAGGCGATGCCGATGGGCGAAGACATAGATTATCACCTGATTGAAGGCAGCGACATCGGCATGGAAAAAGATGTGACCGGAGGGATGATGCGTCGCATGGGCGACGCGCCCGACGCCGGAGCACCGGTGCGCGGCGGCACCATGACCTTTGACGTCGACGATTGCGACGAACGCTATGAATGGGCGTTGGCCAATGGCGGGGCCGAAGCGATGCCGCCCACGGACATGCCCGGTATCGGGCGCTTTGCCTATGTCGAAGACGGACAGGGCAACATCGTCGGGATGATCAAATCGGAAGGGAGCGCCTAG
- the pdhA gene encoding pyruvate dehydrogenase (acetyl-transferring) E1 component subunit alpha: protein MAARKTTKKTAKPNVSKDELLHYYREMLLIRRFEEKAGQLYGMGLIGGFCHLYIGQEAVVVGLEAAAEDGDKRVTSYRDHGHMLACGMDPKGVMAELTGREGGYSKGKGGSMHMFSKEKHFYGGHGIVAAQVPIGAGLAFSDKYRGNDRVTFAYFGDGAANQGQVAESYNMAELWDLPVIFVIENNQYAMGTSVKRATKSPDFWERGAAYGIEGEAVDGMDVLAVKAAGEKAVAHCRAGKGPYILEINTYRYRGHSMSDPAKYRTREEVQKMRSERDPIEAVRDLLLTGKHASDADLKAIDKEIKDIVNEAAEFSKESPEPDVSELWTDIYAQEAPQEEDA, encoded by the coding sequence ATGGCCGCACGAAAGACGACGAAGAAAACCGCCAAGCCGAACGTGTCGAAAGACGAGCTGCTACACTATTACCGCGAGATGCTGTTGATCCGGCGGTTCGAGGAAAAGGCAGGCCAACTGTACGGGATGGGCCTGATTGGTGGGTTCTGTCACCTTTACATCGGCCAGGAAGCCGTCGTTGTCGGGTTAGAGGCCGCTGCCGAAGACGGCGACAAGCGCGTCACCAGCTATCGCGATCACGGGCATATGCTGGCCTGCGGGATGGACCCCAAGGGCGTGATGGCGGAATTGACCGGGCGCGAAGGGGGTTACTCCAAGGGCAAGGGTGGCTCTATGCACATGTTCTCGAAAGAGAAGCATTTTTACGGTGGCCACGGGATTGTGGCGGCTCAGGTGCCGATCGGGGCCGGGCTGGCGTTTTCCGACAAATACCGTGGCAATGACCGCGTGACCTTTGCCTATTTCGGCGACGGGGCGGCCAACCAGGGTCAGGTGGCCGAAAGCTATAACATGGCCGAACTTTGGGACCTGCCGGTGATTTTCGTGATCGAAAACAACCAATACGCCATGGGCACCAGCGTCAAACGCGCCACCAAAAGCCCCGATTTCTGGGAACGCGGTGCCGCCTATGGAATCGAAGGCGAAGCGGTGGACGGCATGGATGTTCTGGCCGTGAAAGCCGCCGGAGAGAAGGCCGTCGCCCACTGCCGCGCGGGCAAGGGCCCCTATATTCTGGAAATCAACACCTATCGGTATCGCGGACATTCCATGTCGGACCCCGCCAAGTACCGCACCCGTGAAGAGGTTCAAAAAATGCGCAGCGAACGCGACCCGATCGAGGCTGTGCGCGACCTGCTGCTGACAGGCAAACACGCCAGCGACGCCGACCTGAAGGCCATCGACAAGGAAATCAAAGACATCGTGAACGAAGCTGCCGAATTCTCCAAGGAAAGCCCGGAACCTGACGTGTCCGAATTGTGGACAGACATCTACGCCCAAGAAGCCCCGCAAGAGGAGGACGCCTGA
- a CDS encoding Re/Si-specific NAD(P)(+) transhydrogenase subunit alpha, giving the protein MKIGTPKEIAEGEARVAMTPDSARALQKLGHDCVIEAGAGAAAGFTDAVYEEAGVNVQKTAPGLWKGVDVIAKVQPPTTAEVKRLAPEQTLISFFYPAQSEALLGQASKTGATVVAMDMVPRISRAQKMDALSSMANIAGYRAVIEAGNNFGRFFTGQITAAGKVPPAKVLVVGAGVAGLAAIGTATSLGAITYAFDVRPEVAEQIESMGAEFVYLDFEESSQDSAATGGYAAPSSPEFREKQLEKFREIAPDIDIVITTALIPGRDAPVLWTKDMVELMKPGSVIVDLAAERGGNCELTVADEKIVSDNGVTIIGYTDFPSRMAAQSSTLYATNIRHMMDDLTPENDGVINHNMEDDVIRGATVTHGGEVTFPPPPPKVAAIAKPPAKAKPVELTPEQKRAEEVRMFKTETRNQVGLLAIGAALLLAVGLVAPASFMAHFTVFVLACFVGFQVIWGVAHSLHTPLMAVTNAISSIIILGALMQVGSSSWIIMILAALGILMAAVNIFGGFLVTRRMLAMFQKS; this is encoded by the coding sequence TTGAAAATCGGAACACCGAAAGAAATCGCCGAGGGCGAGGCCCGCGTTGCAATGACGCCGGACAGCGCGCGCGCCTTGCAGAAACTGGGGCACGACTGTGTGATTGAGGCCGGCGCCGGCGCCGCAGCCGGGTTCACGGATGCGGTATATGAAGAAGCAGGGGTGAACGTGCAGAAGACCGCGCCGGGCCTGTGGAAGGGCGTGGACGTGATCGCCAAGGTGCAGCCGCCCACCACGGCCGAGGTTAAGCGCCTTGCGCCGGAACAGACGCTGATCTCGTTCTTTTACCCCGCTCAGTCCGAGGCATTGCTGGGTCAGGCGTCCAAGACCGGTGCGACCGTTGTGGCGATGGACATGGTGCCGCGCATCAGCCGTGCGCAGAAGATGGACGCGCTGTCCTCGATGGCGAATATCGCCGGATACCGCGCGGTGATCGAGGCCGGGAACAACTTTGGCCGCTTCTTCACCGGACAGATCACAGCGGCAGGCAAGGTGCCGCCCGCGAAGGTTCTGGTTGTCGGGGCAGGGGTCGCGGGGCTGGCGGCGATTGGCACGGCAACCTCACTGGGTGCAATCACCTATGCCTTCGATGTGCGCCCGGAAGTGGCCGAACAGATCGAATCCATGGGCGCGGAATTCGTCTATCTGGATTTCGAGGAATCCAGCCAGGATTCGGCGGCGACAGGCGGCTATGCCGCGCCCTCTAGCCCGGAATTCCGCGAAAAGCAGCTTGAGAAATTCCGCGAGATTGCGCCGGATATCGACATTGTCATCACCACGGCGCTGATCCCGGGCCGCGATGCGCCGGTGCTGTGGACCAAGGATATGGTCGAGCTGATGAAGCCCGGCAGCGTCATTGTCGATCTGGCGGCGGAACGAGGCGGCAATTGCGAACTGACCGTCGCGGATGAGAAGATCGTCAGCGACAACGGCGTCACCATCATTGGCTATACCGATTTCCCGTCCCGGATGGCGGCGCAATCCAGTACACTCTACGCCACCAACATCCGCCACATGATGGACGATCTAACGCCGGAAAATGACGGCGTGATCAACCACAATATGGAAGATGACGTGATCCGCGGCGCGACCGTGACCCATGGGGGTGAGGTGACATTCCCGCCACCGCCCCCCAAGGTCGCGGCCATCGCCAAACCGCCCGCAAAGGCGAAACCGGTCGAATTGACGCCCGAACAGAAACGCGCCGAAGAGGTGCGGATGTTCAAGACCGAAACCCGCAATCAGGTCGGCCTGCTGGCCATTGGCGCGGCTCTGCTGCTGGCCGTCGGGCTGGTCGCCCCGGCAAGTTTCATGGCCCATTTCACCGTCTTCGTGCTGGCCTGCTTCGTCGGCTTCCAGGTCATCTGGGGCGTCGCGCATTCGCTGCACACGCCGCTGATGGCGGTGACGAACGCAATCAGCTCGATCATTATTCTGGGGGCGCTGATGCAGGTCGGTTCCAGCAGTTGGATCATCATGATCCTGGCGGCGCTGGGGATCCTGATGGCGGCGGTGAACATATTTGGCGGCTTTCTGGTTACACGGCGCATGCTTGCCATGTTCCAGAAGTCATAA
- the pntB gene encoding Re/Si-specific NAD(P)(+) transhydrogenase subunit beta (catalyzes reversible transfer of hydride ion equivalent between NAD and NADP; membrane-bound proton pump that translocates protons from cytosolic to periplasmic side of the inner membrane; forms a tetramer composed of two alpha and 2 beta subunits; AB-stereospecific enzyme), translated as MDFGFTTAAYVVAAVLFILALGGLKNQESAKRAIWYGIVGMALAVVATLIGPGAGLWLLSLILIAIGAVVGYQLAAKVEMTQMPELVAIMHSLVGLAAVFVGFNADLTIGMVEAAKAAGEGVEGVFAELVAKKTPVEIAILKVELVLGIWIGAVTFTGSVVAYGKLAGRVDGVAKKLPGGHLLNAAAAALSLLLILMYLNGSGSWTLILMTLAALFIGYHLIMGIGGADMPVVVSMLNSYSGWAAAAIGFSLGNDLLIVVGALVGSSGAILSYIMCKAMNRRFVSVILGGFGGTKGPAQEIDGEMVPIDAAGVAAALEDAESVIIIPGYGMAVAQAQQSVAELTRKLRAAGKTVRFAIHPVAGRLPGHMNVLLAEAKVPYDIVLEMDEINADFPDTDVAIVIGSNDIVNPAAQDDPNSPIAGMPVLECWKAKQVFVSKRGQGTGYSGIENPLFFKENTRMFYGDAKASVDSLLPSLG; from the coding sequence ATGGATTTCGGTTTCACAACAGCGGCTTACGTGGTCGCGGCGGTCCTGTTCATCCTGGCCCTCGGCGGGCTGAAAAACCAGGAAAGCGCCAAGCGCGCGATCTGGTACGGCATTGTCGGCATGGCGCTGGCGGTTGTCGCCACATTGATCGGCCCCGGCGCAGGCCTGTGGCTGCTATCGCTGATCCTGATCGCGATTGGCGCGGTCGTCGGATACCAGCTTGCCGCTAAAGTCGAGATGACGCAGATGCCCGAACTTGTGGCGATCATGCACTCGCTCGTCGGGTTGGCGGCGGTCTTCGTCGGCTTCAACGCCGATCTGACCATCGGCATGGTCGAGGCGGCAAAAGCCGCTGGTGAAGGGGTCGAGGGCGTGTTTGCCGAACTCGTCGCCAAGAAAACCCCGGTCGAGATTGCAATTCTGAAAGTTGAATTGGTCCTGGGCATCTGGATCGGCGCGGTGACCTTCACCGGATCGGTCGTGGCCTATGGCAAACTGGCCGGGCGCGTCGACGGCGTGGCGAAAAAACTGCCCGGAGGTCATCTGCTGAATGCGGCGGCGGCGGCGCTGTCGCTGCTGTTGATCCTGATGTACCTGAACGGGTCGGGTAGCTGGACGCTGATCCTGATGACACTGGCGGCGCTGTTCATCGGCTATCACCTGATCATGGGCATCGGCGGCGCAGATATGCCCGTCGTCGTCTCGATGCTGAACAGCTATTCTGGCTGGGCGGCGGCGGCGATCGGCTTCAGCCTTGGCAATGACCTGCTGATCGTGGTCGGGGCGTTGGTCGGATCCTCGGGCGCGATCCTGTCCTATATCATGTGCAAGGCAATGAACCGGCGGTTCGTCAGCGTGATCCTTGGCGGCTTCGGCGGCACCAAAGGCCCCGCGCAGGAAATCGACGGAGAGATGGTGCCAATCGACGCCGCAGGCGTGGCCGCCGCGCTGGAAGACGCGGAAAGTGTGATCATCATCCCCGGCTATGGCATGGCCGTGGCGCAAGCCCAGCAATCGGTGGCCGAGCTGACGCGCAAACTGCGCGCTGCAGGCAAGACCGTACGTTTTGCCATCCACCCGGTCGCCGGACGGCTTCCCGGCCACATGAATGTGCTGCTGGCCGAGGCCAAAGTACCCTATGACATCGTGCTGGAAATGGATGAGATTAACGCCGATTTCCCCGACACCGATGTGGCCATCGTCATCGGCTCCAACGATATCGTGAACCCGGCTGCGCAGGATGACCCCAACAGCCCGATCGCCGGAATGCCGGTGCTGGAATGCTGGAAGGCCAAACAGGTGTTCGTGTCCAAACGCGGGCAGGGGACGGGGTATTCGGGGATCGAGAATCCGCTGTTCTTCAAGGAAAACACTCGCATGTTCTATGGCGATGCGAAAGCCAGCGTCGACAGCCTGCTGCCTAGCTTGGGCTGA
- a CDS encoding NAD-binding protein, translating to MKIGFIGLGNVGGKLAGSILRNGYDLTVRDLDMGLAQPFLDHGAHWADSPAEMARGCDYIITCLPSPAACAEVMEGAGGLLEGLSEGKIWAEMSTTDAAEVRRMAERIVAKGAQAIDCPVSGGCHRAATGNISIFAGCTRDTFEAALPVLTTLGRRVLHTGEVGSASTLKVMTNFLATANLLTCCEAMVTMKAAGLDLATTYEAIRISSGTSFVHETESQVILNGSRDINFTMDLVAKDIGLFQKIADEAGVPLEISPLMIEIFRDGMARYGERAQSDDIIRRLEEATGLDITAPGFPAEMLDDEPEEPGYEVGLR from the coding sequence ATGAAAATCGGATTTATCGGGCTGGGCAATGTCGGCGGCAAGCTGGCGGGCAGCATCCTCAGAAACGGATACGACCTGACGGTGCGGGATCTGGACATGGGGCTGGCGCAGCCGTTCCTGGACCATGGCGCGCATTGGGCCGACAGCCCGGCAGAAATGGCCCGCGGCTGCGACTACATCATAACATGCCTGCCCAGCCCCGCCGCCTGCGCCGAGGTGATGGAGGGGGCCGGTGGTCTGCTGGAAGGACTGTCCGAGGGCAAGATCTGGGCCGAAATGTCGACCACCGACGCGGCCGAGGTTCGCCGCATGGCCGAAAGGATCGTCGCCAAAGGCGCGCAGGCCATCGACTGCCCAGTATCCGGCGGCTGCCACCGGGCGGCGACGGGCAATATCTCGATCTTCGCGGGCTGCACGCGCGACACGTTCGAAGCTGCCCTGCCCGTTTTGACCACGCTGGGACGACGGGTTCTGCACACCGGGGAAGTTGGAAGCGCTTCGACCTTGAAGGTGATGACCAACTTTTTGGCGACCGCAAATCTGCTGACCTGTTGCGAGGCGATGGTGACGATGAAGGCCGCCGGGCTGGACCTTGCCACGACGTATGAGGCGATCAGGATCAGCAGCGGCACCAGTTTCGTGCATGAAACCGAAAGCCAGGTGATCCTGAACGGCAGCCGCGATATCAACTTCACCATGGACCTTGTGGCCAAGGATATCGGGTTGTTCCAGAAAATCGCAGATGAGGCGGGCGTGCCGCTTGAAATCTCTCCGTTGATGATCGAGATTTTCCGCGACGGCATGGCGCGCTATGGCGAACGCGCGCAATCCGATGATATCATCAGGCGCCTGGAAGAGGCGACAGGTCTGGACATCACCGCCCCGGGCTTTCCGGCCGAGATGCTGGATGATGAACCCGAAGAACCCGGGTATGAGGTTGGACTGCGATGA
- a CDS encoding trimethylamine methyltransferase: MAERSRRGRSGGGAARRAERTAHHIEMVPPITRTTPDMDYISAEALEIVEANAEVVLEEIGVNFPDNPAALERWRDAGADVRGERVHIPRGLARKLCKTAPAQFTQIARNPARNVNIGGRDLVLAPVYGPPFVRDADGGRRYATMEDFRNFVKLGYMSKWLHHSGGTVCEPTDIPVSKRHLDMLHAHMTLSDKPFMGSVTEPSRAADSVDMAKIMFGEDVVDNNVVMTSLININSPLTFDATMMGALEVYAAAGQACIVSPFIVGGAMAPVSVIGTLTQVLAEVLAGVAYSQLVRPGAPVIMGAFVTSIDMNSGAPTFGTPEAAQITYGVGQLARRLGLPYRSAGSFCGSKLPDAQAAYETANSLNAGLLAGVNFMLHSCGWLEGGLVSSYEKFVIDADQLGILHRMAAGVQHDENAQAMDALREVGPGGHYLGCAHTQANFKSAFWRSELLDYKPFETWDEEGARDTQVLASARVAAMLARYEAPALDAGILDQLNDYVARRKSELPDTMS, translated from the coding sequence ATGGCGGAACGCAGCAGACGCGGACGCTCGGGCGGCGGGGCGGCCCGGCGGGCCGAGCGCACAGCGCATCACATCGAAATGGTCCCCCCAATCACCCGCACCACCCCGGACATGGATTACATCAGCGCCGAAGCGCTGGAGATTGTCGAGGCAAACGCCGAGGTCGTTCTGGAAGAGATCGGCGTCAACTTCCCCGACAACCCCGCCGCCCTCGAACGCTGGCGCGACGCGGGGGCAGATGTGCGGGGCGAGCGCGTGCATATCCCGCGCGGGCTGGCGCGCAAGCTGTGCAAGACTGCGCCGGCGCAGTTCACCCAGATCGCGCGCAACCCGGCACGAAACGTCAATATCGGCGGGCGCGACCTGGTGCTGGCCCCGGTTTACGGCCCGCCATTCGTGCGCGACGCCGATGGCGGGCGGCGCTATGCGACGATGGAGGATTTCCGCAATTTCGTGAAGCTGGGCTATATGTCGAAATGGCTGCACCATTCGGGCGGCACGGTTTGCGAGCCGACGGATATTCCGGTCTCCAAACGCCATCTGGACATGCTGCACGCCCATATGACGCTGTCGGACAAGCCGTTCATGGGCTCGGTCACGGAACCCAGCCGGGCGGCAGATTCGGTGGACATGGCCAAGATTATGTTTGGCGAGGACGTCGTCGACAACAACGTGGTCATGACATCGCTGATCAACATCAACTCTCCGCTGACGTTTGATGCGACAATGATGGGCGCGTTGGAGGTTTATGCAGCCGCCGGGCAGGCCTGCATCGTCTCTCCGTTCATTGTCGGGGGCGCGATGGCGCCCGTTTCAGTCATCGGCACGCTGACACAGGTGCTGGCTGAAGTTCTGGCCGGGGTCGCCTATTCGCAGCTGGTGCGCCCCGGTGCGCCGGTGATCATGGGGGCGTTCGTGACGTCGATCGACATGAACTCGGGCGCGCCGACCTTTGGTACGCCAGAGGCCGCGCAGATCACCTATGGCGTGGGGCAGTTGGCGCGCCGTCTTGGGCTGCCGTATCGGTCGGCCGGGTCGTTCTGTGGCTCGAAACTGCCGGACGCGCAGGCGGCGTATGAGACGGCGAATTCGCTGAACGCGGGGCTGCTGGCGGGGGTCAACTTCATGCTGCATTCCTGCGGCTGGCTGGAAGGCGGGCTGGTCAGTTCTTACGAGAAATTCGTGATTGACGCGGACCAGCTGGGCATTCTGCACCGGATGGCGGCGGGCGTGCAGCATGACGAAAATGCGCAAGCAATGGACGCCCTGCGCGAAGTGGGGCCGGGGGGCCATTATCTTGGCTGCGCCCACACCCAGGCGAACTTCAAATCGGCATTCTGGCGGTCCGAATTGCTGGACTACAAACCGTTCGAGACCTGGGACGAGGAAGGCGCGCGGGATACGCAAGTGCTCGCCTCGGCCCGAGTGGCGGCGATGCTGGCGCGGTACGAGGCACCGGCGCTGGACGCCGGTATCCTCGACCAGTTGAACGACTATGTGGCGCGGCGCAAATCGGAGTTGCCGGACACGATGAGCTGA
- a CDS encoding transposase: MMGPRQVAQGALFYEFSIESFVPKDHPVRGIDRFLDLTGVRPLLASYYSANGRPSIDPELMIRMLLLGYCQGIRSERRLCEEVHVNLAYRWFCKLDLADPVPDHSTFSKNRHGRFRESGLFRHLFEVVLQRCMDEGLVGGHSFGVDASLIPANANQTRGVESKDGLPADLTSRAVDEYLETLDDVAFGAATKVVPKYISPADPAARWTGADGGAAYFAYSTNYMVDLDNAVIVDVEPTAPIRPAEARAAREMIDRVHERFGIKPDKLVGDTGYGSAEMLGWLVDERQIEPHIPVWDKSKRTDGTFSREDFVYDPATDSYTCPTGKALQTYRRNFSKPRKPNGSKDGFIRYRASKHDCDACPLKSQCCPKDDGRRLMRSVHEAARDVARDIRKTDAYMTSFIQRRKVEMLFAHLKRYIGVQMMRLRGPKGATEQFQLAATAQNLRKLAKLVPATVPT; encoded by the coding sequence ATGATGGGTCCAAGGCAAGTTGCGCAAGGCGCGCTGTTCTATGAGTTCTCGATCGAGAGTTTTGTGCCGAAGGATCATCCCGTCCGGGGAATTGATCGCTTCCTTGATCTGACAGGTGTGCGCCCCTTGCTCGCTTCATACTACAGTGCCAATGGCCGCCCTTCGATTGATCCTGAACTGATGATCCGCATGCTGTTGTTGGGCTATTGTCAGGGCATCCGTTCCGAGCGACGGCTTTGCGAAGAGGTTCATGTCAATCTGGCGTATCGTTGGTTTTGTAAGCTTGATTTGGCTGATCCAGTGCCCGACCATTCGACATTCTCTAAGAACCGGCATGGCCGTTTCCGCGAGAGCGGTTTGTTCCGACATTTGTTCGAGGTCGTTTTGCAGCGCTGCATGGATGAGGGGCTGGTTGGCGGCCACAGCTTTGGTGTTGATGCCAGTCTGATCCCCGCGAATGCAAACCAGACGCGCGGCGTTGAAAGCAAAGACGGACTGCCAGCAGATCTGACGTCCCGTGCCGTCGACGAATATCTCGAGACGCTGGATGATGTGGCCTTCGGTGCTGCGACCAAGGTCGTCCCCAAATACATCTCACCGGCTGATCCAGCAGCGCGTTGGACTGGGGCTGACGGGGGAGCCGCCTACTTTGCCTATTCCACTAACTATATGGTCGATTTGGATAATGCAGTCATCGTGGACGTCGAGCCGACGGCTCCGATCCGGCCTGCAGAGGCGCGGGCAGCAAGGGAGATGATCGATCGTGTACATGAGCGGTTTGGCATCAAACCTGACAAGCTTGTGGGTGATACGGGTTACGGATCAGCCGAGATGTTGGGCTGGCTTGTGGACGAACGTCAAATCGAACCCCACATTCCGGTCTGGGATAAGTCAAAACGAACTGACGGCACATTCTCACGCGAAGACTTTGTCTACGACCCGGCGACCGACAGCTATACTTGCCCGACCGGCAAAGCCTTGCAAACATATCGGCGGAACTTCTCAAAACCGCGAAAGCCCAATGGCAGCAAAGACGGGTTCATCAGATACCGAGCCTCAAAGCACGATTGCGACGCATGCCCTCTGAAGTCGCAATGCTGTCCGAAGGACGACGGCAGACGCCTTATGCGGTCCGTTCACGAAGCCGCCCGAGACGTCGCTCGCGATATCCGAAAAACAGATGCCTACATGACGTCGTTCATCCAAAGGCGGAAGGTTGAAATGCTCTTTGCCCACCTGAAACGATACATCGGCGTGCAGATGATGCGGCTTCGAGGACCCAAAGGCGCAACCGAACAGTTCCAACTCGCAGCAACAGCTCAAAACCTCCGGAAACTGGCGAAGTTGGTGCCAGCAACAGTGCCAACGTGA
- a CDS encoding helix-turn-helix domain containing protein, protein MALTDWIACATPGRIARYHITPAGRAALREMLAKAESAQQGMAEAPAPFAAAVPGASAPPRRAGARYCAVESPLQLLARRRRRDGTPFLAADLVAAGERLREDFELAQYGPRIAQDWEAFLTGGSHPDPSGGSPGAGGAARDRVCEALGTLGPGLGDVVLRCCCFLEGMEEAEKHMGWSARSGKIVLRIALERLRDHYRAQSRSASLIG, encoded by the coding sequence ATGGCCCTGACCGACTGGATCGCCTGCGCCACACCGGGTCGTATCGCGCGGTATCACATCACCCCGGCAGGGCGGGCCGCCCTGCGAGAGATGTTGGCAAAGGCGGAAAGTGCGCAGCAGGGCATGGCCGAAGCACCCGCGCCCTTTGCCGCAGCGGTGCCGGGTGCCTCGGCGCCGCCCCGCCGCGCAGGTGCGCGTTACTGCGCGGTGGAAAGCCCGCTGCAATTGCTTGCGCGCCGCCGCCGTCGCGATGGCACCCCGTTCCTGGCCGCCGATCTTGTTGCCGCAGGCGAACGCCTGCGCGAAGATTTTGAATTGGCGCAATACGGGCCACGCATCGCCCAGGATTGGGAGGCGTTTCTGACCGGCGGTTCACACCCCGACCCGTCAGGCGGCAGCCCCGGTGCCGGTGGTGCGGCGCGCGATCGGGTGTGCGAAGCGCTCGGCACGCTTGGCCCCGGTCTTGGCGATGTCGTGCTGCGCTGCTGCTGTTTTCTGGAAGGGATGGAAGAGGCTGAAAAGCACATGGGCTGGTCGGCGCGTTCAGGCAAGATCGTGCTTAGAATCGCGCTGGAACGGTTGCGCGATCACTATCGCGCGCAAAGCCGGTCGGCCAGCCTGATCGGCTGA